The sequence AAACGATAGCAAAATATCCAATGGGTGGAAAATCTCTCCCACTTGTAAGGATGCGTCACGAAATGCCCCTTAGAGTCTTGCACAAGCAAACTCTGGTCGTTAACGTATCAACGTTCAAATCACGGCGGTTCGGTCACACAGACGGCCCAAGCTGATTAACATGGGGTTCAAATGAAGAAGTATCTAATCATCGCGATGGTAGCGGCTCTGGGGGCGTGCTCCGACAACAATACCGGCGACACAAGTGGCGGCGATACAAACAGCGGCGACAACGTTAATCCAGGCGAGACCACTGAAACTGAAGGCCTTACGTTTTACAAAGATGTTCAGCCCATTCTCAACACCTACTGCACACGCTGCCATCAAGAAGGCGGTCAGGGTGTTGGAGACTTTACGACCCCCGATGATGTCTTGGTCCTTTCATCGATGATTATGACCCAACTCGATGCTGGCACGATGCCACCTCCGTCCTCAGATCCAGACTGCCGCGACTACGTCGGTTCGGATAGACTGGTCATGGCGCCCGGCACCAAAGAAACCATTCGAGATTGGATTGCTGAAGGTAAGGCCGTGGGTACCGCACCTGCGCAGAGCGTTGAACCGCCCCTGCCCATGGAGCTGGCGAACCCCGACTTACAAATCATGATGACAGCGCCCTATGTGCCGCTTTTTGAAGATGCTTCAAACCCTGGTAACGAATACCGATGCTTTGCGCTCGATCACCAACAAGAAGAAGATTTCTTTATTACCGCATTCCATCCCATTTTAGGAAACCCTGAAATCATCCACCACATTGTTCTCTACCGACTCTCTGAACGTGACCTTCCCGACCATGACCCTGCCTTAGGCTGGGATTGTATCGACGATATGGGTGGCCAGGGAGAAGGTATGATTGCGGCTTGGGCACCGGGTGCCTTACCCGTAGAATTTGATGGTACCAAAGGAATCAAGGTTGGATCCGATGAACGCCTTGTCGTTCAGATGCACTATTTTCATAATGGCTCGGCAACCGGCACCTTGTCCGACGATTCTGGTTATGCACTTAGGATCACTGACACCGTTGAGACCGAGCTTAGAATGTGGCCCTTTGGTGACCGCGGTTTTACAATCCCCGCAGGTGACGACAACTACAGCCATGACTACGAATTTGCGATCCCTGCGCTTCTTGAAAGCATCGATCCCGATGCTACGATCACGGTCTACGCGACCGGGCCGCACATGCATGTGTTAGGTCAAAGCTATCAGCTTTGGGTTGAGCGAGAAGGGGAAGAGGATATCTGTGTCGCAAAATCGGAGCGCTGGGACTTTGATAATCAAGTTTCCTACGTTTTCAACGAGCCACTTGTTCTTTATCCGGGAGATAAAGTTCGTCTTCGCTGTAGCTGGAACAACTCAGACTCTAATCCAGACCTCATTCATAACCCACCCATCGATGTTGGGTATGGGGAGCGCACAGATGAAGAAATGTGTTTTGCCTTCACCCTGCTCTCGCTGGATACATCGGTTCCAATCGATTTCTGATCAGGCCAGAAAGCGGGCTTGAAGTTCTGGAGTGGGGACGCGGCATGCCTGCGTTTTCCCAAACCACCTGTAGCGATTTCTAGCTATCCAACGGTAAACACCATCGCGAATAAAGCGTGGAATCACGATACTCGCGTAAAGCAAAGGCCACGGGCCATTAAGTAACCGGGCGATTCGCAAGGCCGCGGTTGAACGGTCGTAAACCTTACCATCTTCCAAAAGCACGATCGTGTTAAGCTCCATGCCTATTTGATGCTTCTCTAAGAGCTTACGAGCATATTCAGACTGTAGAGGTGCAAAATAGATGGTCCCCTGAGGATCTCGATCGATCACAAAGTTCACGGAGGAGTTGCATAGGTTGCAAACACCATCGAACAAAATCACCGGTTTTTCAGGACTCATTTCCGTCATATCACAGCTCAAAGTTAGTCTTAACCTTAGACTAGGGAGCCCCTGCTCATTGCGCAAGGCTCCAGGTCCGTCTCTGAGGTTCTTTTAATTCAGGCCCCCTAAGATAGCCATCTTCCCAGTATCTAAATTCCTTGAAAATACCTCAAACGAATATCTGGCCATGATCGATCCGAGCCTTTAAGGACGGGTCTGAGATCAATTCGGCGTCAAGAAATCAGCGACTCTTATATTAGACAATTTACTTGACACCTTCTGTGAAAAAAAACGCGTCCTATGATCGATCTGGATCGATGGCCTCCGAGCCCCTTCACATCGGCTGCTGCAGCTTTCTTGATCTCATAGCCCGGTGGTGGATCACGGGTCTGACAAGTTCCGGCGAGCCTATAATTTTGGAAATAACGAGGTGCGATTTATTACTAATGCTCTGGGGTACCAAAGCCAAGGGCAGCCTTCGGTTGAGGTAAACCAGAGATTACTAAGCACTAGCGTTGGAGAACGTTCGCAATGGAGCAAACCCTGCTTGCAGCAGAACAGACATCCCAGAAGGTACTTGCCATTAGCGCAACCATCGGGACACCTGAAGAATTGTTAGAGCTCGAGGGCTACACACAAGTGGCCGGGCATCTCACCATTCGGGCATCAAATATCAAAGATTTGAGCCCCCTTCGTCACCTTAAAGTGATTGTTGGTTCACTCTCAGTTGTTGGTTGTCATGAGTTGGAAGACTTAAGCGGCTTAGACAGTCTTAAGTTTGTTGGAGAAGGTCTCATCATCTCCAACAATTCGAACTTAAAGCAGCTTACCGGCATTCAAAGCTTGCGCCACACCGGTTCCAATTTGATCATCGTTGGAAACCCGAAGTTGGAATCACTGCGCGGCTTGTGGGGTATTTTGGGCAACCTCAAACAGCTTAGTCTTCGCGGTAATCACTCGCTCAAGAATCTCGAAGGATTAGGTGGTATTTCTCGTGTTGGACTTCTCTCTATCCAACACAACGATTCACTCTTATCTTTGACTGGGCTCGATGGCATTGTTGATATCGAAGAATATCTTCGTGTTCGCACCAACCAGAGTTTACTCAGCCTTAAGGGGCTTCGGCGGCTACAATCTATCGGTGGAAGTTTAAGAATAGAGTGTAACCCGTCTCTTCAAAATCTCGAGGGGCTCGACAACCTGGGCAGCATCTCAGATTCAGTCTACCTTCGTTCCAATCCCAGCCTAACTTCGCTTAGCGCGTTCTCAGATCTTTCAAACATCAACGGTGACTTTGAGCTTGAAGCCAATCGCTCTCTTGAGCATCTTCACGGCCTTGAGAAACTCGGGCGCGTCGGTGGCAACGTATACATTGAGAGTGCGAGCCTGCGCAGCTTTGAGCCCTTATCGCGGCTCGAACGCATTGGCGGGGACTTTACCCTTAAAGGCAACAACTGCATTGAAAACTTGAGTGGTTTTGATCAACTCGAAAAGATTGGTGGCAGCTTTCGGCTGGTTTCAAATCCCAATCTTGAAAATATTCACTCGCTGGATAACTTATCGAGCATCGGTGGCGAGGTTGAGATTCTCGACAACAATAGACTGCCTTCGGCTGCAAGCGATGGGCTCAAAGCCTCCATCGGCATTTTTAATATCCGAGGTAGAATCAAACTCAAAGCACTTGAATCGCGTAAACAAGTATCGGGCAATATCGTTATCCGACACGCTTCAGATATCAAGCGCATCGAAGGTGTTGAGCGGATCGTTGGAGATCTCATCATTTCAGGCTCGGGTCTGAAAAACTTAAACGGGCTTGAGTCGCTAACTTCTTTGATCGGTACCATGCGTATTCGCGGTACGGGCGAGCTCAACAGTCTCGAAGGGCTACACAACCTTACGCGTATCGGCGGTGGTCTTCATATCGATACAAATGAATCACTGCTCGAACTCACGGGACTTCGCAGTCTCAAAGGTATCGGCGATTCACTCTGGATTGAAGCGAACCGTTCCCTGGTCAACTTAGATGGTCTCGACAATCTCTCAGTGGTTGAAGGTGACGTCT is a genomic window of Deltaproteobacteria bacterium containing:
- a CDS encoding thiol-disulfide oxidoreductase DCC family protein, whose protein sequence is MTEMSPEKPVILFDGVCNLCNSSVNFVIDRDPQGTIYFAPLQSEYARKLLEKHQIGMELNTIVLLEDGKVYDRSTAALRIARLLNGPWPLLYASIVIPRFIRDGVYRWIARNRYRWFGKTQACRVPTPELQARFLA